CGGCCTGTTTCTCAACAAGCCCGGCGTGCCGATCGAGGTACGTGCGGGGCTGATCGTCGGCTTCGTCGGCGGGTTGACCACCTTTTCATCCTTTTCACTGGATACCGTGCGCCTGCTCGAAAGCGGACAGGCGCCCCTGGCCTTCGGCTATGCCGCCGCCAGCGTGCTGGGCGGGCTGCTCGCCACCTGGGCTGGCCTGGCCCTGACCCGAATCTGAACCAACACCTAAACACAACGAGAGAACGATATGCTCGATTCCAAACTGTTACGCGGCCAACTTCAGGAAGTGGCGGAACGCCTGGCCTCCCGTGGCTTCAGCCTGGATGTCGCGCGCATCGAATCACTGGAAGAGCGCCGCAAGTCGGTGCAGACCCGCACCGAGCAGCTGCAGGCCGAGCGTAATGCCCGTTCCAAATCCATCGGCCAGGCCAAGGCCAAGGGCGAAGACATCGCCCCGCTGATGGCGGACGTCGAGCGCATGGCCAACGAGCTGGCGGCCGGCAAGGCCGAGCTGGACGAGAT
The Pseudomonas putida genome window above contains:
- the crcB gene encoding fluoride efflux transporter CrcB, with the translated sequence MIALIASVSAAGIAGTLLRFAAGNWVNAHWPRHFYLATLAVNLVGCLIIGVLYGLFLNKPGVPIEVRAGLIVGFVGGLTTFSSFSLDTVRLLESGQAPLAFGYAAASVLGGLLATWAGLALTRI